The window AATTATTAGGGAAAAAAGACATTAATTGATTTGTGTGCATCACTTTCCAAGCTTGAGTCAAGTAGTTGTATACTAAAAAAACTTTGTTCATGAATGGAACAGAAAAAAATATTTTTAGAATATTTTGAAACGCAGCTTGTATACATATATTAGTAATTTTTTTAACTGTGCTTAGAGCAGTAGCTGGAACATGAGCCCATACCACATGGTAGTTCTTAAGATGAGCTAATTGAGCTGCTTTATCTACAGCAGTATCTAGATCTCCAATTTCATCAACTAATCCTATCTTTTTGGCGCTAACTCCTGTCCATACCCGCCCCCTAGCTATTTTATGTACTTGATTCGGGGATTTATGTCTAGATTTGGATACGAGATTAATAAATTTTTTATATCCACAACCAATCTCGAAGTTAATTTTTTTTTCCTGGTTTTTGGAAAGATTATTTAATGAACTATTATTATGAGCATTATGAGTGGATACGACTACATTTGTTATTCCTAGAGTAGATAGTAATCGCTCAAAAGTAAATATTGTAGCAAAAATTCCAATAGAACCGGTTATTGTTGTGGGATGCGCTATTATGTAATCTCCAGCAGTTGCTACCCAGTAACCCCCCGAAGCACAAACATCTCCCATAGAAATTACTAAAGGTTTCTTATGTTCATGTAAATGACATAGTTTTTTTCTAATCATTTCAGAGCTACCTACGTTTCCTCCGGGACTATTAATTCGTAATACTACTGCTTTAACATTATCATCATGCTCTGCTATATTTATTTCTTTTAATACGCGTGAAATATCCATAGCATTGTTATCCTTTGGATTAAGTTCTCCAAGTGCTCCATTAGCTGCGATAATAGCAATTTTATTTGTATTATTTTGTTGTTTTTCATAATTAAAAGCATAATCATTAATATTGGTATAGCTGTAATCATCTTTTTTTACATTTTTTGTAAAAATAGTAGGAATAATTTTTTGCAAAGCTTTTTTATGAATGATAGAGTCAACTAAATGACGATGTAAAGCATATTTAGCTTTATCATTGGTTTTTTTTGTTAAAAATTTCAGTTCATCATCAACATCTAGGTCCATGTCTTGAATTGGAATCAGTCTATTTTTAGCAATAATTTGCAAAAATTTTTTCCATTTATAGTTACAACATAATTGATCTATTTTTTTGCTTTCTGGTGATGGAGAATTTCTTAAAAAGGGCTCAACAGCAGATTTGTATTTTCCTACCCTAAACACATGCGCATGCACGTTTAACATATTTAAAAAATCCTTAAAATACATTATATTATTACTTATTCCGTGTAAATCAATAGATCCGTGTTTAAATAAAAAAATTTTATCTGCAAAAGTCGATAAATAGTATGAGGATTGAGAATAATGATGACCTATAGCAATAACAGGCTTTTTAGATGTTTTAAATTCATTTATTTTTTTTCCAAGATATTCTAAAGTAACCTGATGACTAGTAGAGTTCTCGTCAGCTACTAGTAGCATACCTACTATCTTAGAATCAGTTTCAGATTGTTTAATTTTTTTTGCAATTTCAAAGACAGAAAGGTTTAGAGGGTTTTTCTTATTTGTGTTTAAAATACGATCGTAATTGCTACACTTAGATGGGTTATTACTTGGAGCTTGTTCAGTTAAAGAACTTAAGGGAATAACCAAGATTCCATTAGAGAAATTACTTAAGGGGGGTGTATAATCTTGGTTAAGATGCCATGCTAGCCAAACGCCCGTTCCTAGGAGTAGTAATAAAGCGCTATTAAAAATAATATTTTTAATAAATATCACTAATCTAAAGATTATTTTTATAATTTTTATTATAAAGCGGAATAATAGATTCATATTAATATTTAGTCCTTGTGAAACAAATAATGATTCTTAAAATACTCAAAATGATATACATTTATTGAGTTTAT is drawn from Buchnera aphidicola and contains these coding sequences:
- the sppA gene encoding signal peptide peptidase SppA; this translates as MNLLFRFIIKIIKIIFRLVIFIKNIIFNSALLLLLGTGVWLAWHLNQDYTPPLSNFSNGILVIPLSSLTEQAPSNNPSKCSNYDRILNTNKKNPLNLSVFEIAKKIKQSETDSKIVGMLLVADENSTSHQVTLEYLGKKINEFKTSKKPVIAIGHHYSQSSYYLSTFADKIFLFKHGSIDLHGISNNIMYFKDFLNMLNVHAHVFRVGKYKSAVEPFLRNSPSPESKKIDQLCCNYKWKKFLQIIAKNRLIPIQDMDLDVDDELKFLTKKTNDKAKYALHRHLVDSIIHKKALQKIIPTIFTKNVKKDDYSYTNINDYAFNYEKQQNNTNKIAIIAANGALGELNPKDNNAMDISRVLKEINIAEHDDNVKAVVLRINSPGGNVGSSEMIRKKLCHLHEHKKPLVISMGDVCASGGYWVATAGDYIIAHPTTITGSIGIFATIFTFERLLSTLGITNVVVSTHNAHNNSSLNNLSKNQEKKINFEIGCGYKKFINLVSKSRHKSPNQVHKIARGRVWTGVSAKKIGLVDEIGDLDTAVDKAAQLAHLKNYHVVWAHVPATALSTVKKITNICIQAAFQNILKIFFSVPFMNKVFLVYNYLTQAWKVMHTNQLMSFFPNNYTLK